Proteins from one Oncorhynchus tshawytscha isolate Ot180627B unplaced genomic scaffold, Otsh_v2.0 Un_contig_9445_pilon_pilon, whole genome shotgun sequence genomic window:
- the LOC112240294 gene encoding uncharacterized protein LOC112240294, which yields MESHTELDRSQRRRALEELRRRLTMERLATLRASNPVVPLATHLDIVEWETKQEEEDDSLDSLLSPLEEEEEDVSCGDYSCHCQAPILRLRKALQERDEALTKRSATIQSVREDNLKLTSELNRARKRYQLLKSQKTTSVRARSANARSGKTRSAKRSRFQTEPSRPASDTEQEELQQDQVVGSGAQIEEATAPKSSSQTPFPGSALSVFIEGFRKICEGPSPNNKLKQNCAAKLKRVQQFLKFMAKDEKYPSTLSFLTDQDNMRRWFQTLQQNKAVATVNHYTSTIGAFLQYSEETPPPGCRLTKSHWKEINRAMKEINKSVKGAVSNKEGKGVSTKSLLECQSLAKDKIPQVLKTLEETMTQKNQNRFYGFLCAYFTSMYGHSPGLYRNMMVKEVEEVQRGLSGTCLINVGNAKQMQTRIQMSLTKEEYSWFSDFLKFKHCLPGGNKAQYFFFNSTNTEIKNLPVYLREAWKEMGLPGRPSFTDLRTSIFSHVKNVLPNADGETLADFVRHDSRMEAKRYSMNPSKAGKPAPSLRRR from the exons ATGGAGTCGCACACAGAGCTCGACAGATCGCAGAGGAGACGGGCTTTAGAGGAACTCAGGAGACGGCTGACCATGGAGCGGCTGGCCACGTTGAGGGCGTCCAACCCTGTCGTCCCGCTGGCCACCCATTTGGATATTGTGGAGTGGGAAACAaagcaggaagaggaggacgactcTTTAGATTCACTGCTGTCTCctttggaagaggaggaggaggacgtgaGCTGCGGAGATTATTCCTGCCACTGCCAAGCGCCCATCCTGAGGCTACGGAAAGCTTTGCAAGAGCGGGATGAGGCCCTGACCAAGAGAAGTGCGACCATCCAATCCGTTAGAGAGGACAACCTGAAGCTGACCTCGGAACTGAATAGAGCGAGGAAGAGGTATCAGCTACTGAAAAGTCAGAAGACGACGAGTGTCAGGGCGAGGTCAGCGAACGCAAGGTCGGGGAAGACGAGGTCAGCGAAGAGGTCCAGATTTCAGACCGAGCCGTCTCGTCCTGCGTCAGACACAGAACAAGAGGAGCTACAGCAGGACCAAGTCGTAGGTTCAGGAGCCCAGATAGAGGAGGCCACGGCGCCCAAATCTAGCAGCCAAACTCCCTTCCCGGGCTCTGCTCTGA gtgtgtttatagaggggTTCAGGAAGATCTGTGAAGGCCCCAGTCCAAACAATAAGCTGAAGCAAAATTGTGCCGCGAAGCTCAAGAGGGTGCAGCAATTTTTGAAGTTCATGGCGAAGGATGAGAAATATCCATCCACTCTCAGTTTCCTGAcagaccaggacaacatgagGAG atggtTTCAGACCCTTCAGCAGAACAAGGCCGTCGCCACGGTCAACCACTACACCTCGACTATCGGTGCATTTCTCCAATACTCAGAGGAGACCCCTCCGCCTGGCTGCCGGCTGACCAAAAGCCACTGGAAGGAGATCAACCGGGCAATGAAGGAGATCAACAAGTCCGTGAAAGGAGCCGTCTCCAACAAGGAAGGCAAGGGGGTGTCTACAAAGAGCCTGCTGGAGTGCCAGTCTCTTGCCAAGGACAAGATCCCCCAAGTGCTGA AAACCTTGGAAGAAACTATGACACAGAAGAACCAGAACCGGTTTTACGGATTCCTGTGTGCCTATTTCACCTCCATGTACGGCCACAGCCCGGGCCTTTATAGAAACATGATGgtgaaggaggtggaggaggtccaGCGTGGCCTGTCTGGGACCTGTCTGATCAAC GTGGGAAACGCAAAACAAATGCAAACCAGGATCCAGATGTCGCTGACCAAGGAGGAGTACTCTTGGTTTTCAGACTTCCTGAAATTTAAGCACTGTCTGCCAGGGGGAAATAAAGCCCAGTACTTCTTTTTCAATTCCACCAACACTGAGATCAAGAACCTGCCCGTCTACCTGAGGGAGGCGTGGAAGGAGATGGGCCTGCCTGGAAGGCCTTCCTTCACTGACCTGCGGACTTCCATCTTCAGTCAT GTTAAAAACGTTCTCCCGAATGCCGACGGGGAAACGTTGGCCGACTTCGTGCGCCACGACAGCCGGATGGAAGCCAAACGTTACTCAATGAATCCTTCCAAAGCCGGTAAACCAGCGCCTTCCTTGAGACGGCGTTGA